The sequence AATTCGCCGCCCACGACAGCGGCAGCTTCACGATCGCCACCACGCACACGCAGGCGCGCTATGCGTTGCCAAAGGTGGTGCAGGCGTTCACACAGCGGTTCCCGAAAGTGCGGCTGTCGCTGTTGCAGGGCAATCCGAAACAGGTCGCCGACCTGGTACTGAGCGGTCATGCCGACATCGCGCTGGCGACCGAATCGATCACCACCATCGCCGGTCTGGTGTCGATTCCTTGTTATCAGTGGGAGCACGTGGTGGTGGTGCCGCCCGAGCATCCGCTACTGAAATCGAAGTCACTGACGCTCGACGAGATTGCTGCCTATCCGCTCATCACGTATGACAGCGCCTTCACCGGCCGCGCCAAGATCGATCACGCTTTCCAGTTGCGCAACCTGAAGCCGGATGTGCTGCTCGAAGCCATCGATGCCGATGTCATCAAAACCTATGTCGAACTGGGCCTGGGCGTTGGTATCATCGCCGGCATGGCGTACGATGCCGATCGCGATAAAAATCTGCGGATGATCTCTGCGGGCCACCTGTTCGGCACCAATGTGTCGCGGGTCGCGCTCAAGCAAGGGGCTTATTTGCGCAGCTATGTCTACACGTTCATCGAACTGCTGACGCCGACCCTGAACCGCAAACTGATCGAACAGGTCATGAGCGGTGAAAAAGAAA comes from Actimicrobium sp. CCC2.4 and encodes:
- a CDS encoding CysB family HTH-type transcriptional regulator; amino-acid sequence: MNLHQFRFVREAVRQNYNLTEAAKALFTSQPGVSKAIIELEEELGVDIFTRHGKRIRGLTEPGRAVLKAVEVIMQEIDSLKSIGKEFAAHDSGSFTIATTHTQARYALPKVVQAFTQRFPKVRLSLLQGNPKQVADLVLSGHADIALATESITTIAGLVSIPCYQWEHVVVVPPEHPLLKSKSLTLDEIAAYPLITYDSAFTGRAKIDHAFQLRNLKPDVLLEAIDADVIKTYVELGLGVGIIAGMAYDADRDKNLRMISAGHLFGTNVSRVALKQGAYLRSYVYTFIELLTPTLNRKLIEQVMSGEKEMYEL